The following proteins are encoded in a genomic region of Glycine soja cultivar W05 chromosome 17, ASM419377v2, whole genome shotgun sequence:
- the LOC114392184 gene encoding probable beta-1,3-galactosyltransferase 2, whose product MKSKGGVELSGRNVLHRKWALLLCVASFCAGMFFTNRIWSMAEYKEISRASTEIERIKLNSEGCNLNLVVRPNSNYSQVEVSNTQNVITKSRKSETVESTTRKKYFMVIGINTAFSSRKRRDSVRATWMPRAEERKKLEEEKGIIIRFVIGHSSTSGGILDKAIEAEERLHADFLRLNHIEGYLELSAKTKIYFSTAVALWDAEFYVKVDDDVHVNLATLGLTLSMHRKKPRVYIGCMKSGPVLAQKGVRYHEPEYWKFGEVGNKYFRHATGQLYAISQDLATYISINQGMLHKYANEDVSLGSWFIGLDVDHVDDRRMCCGTPPDCEWKAQAGNICVASFDWKCSGICRSVERMKEVHQRCGEDENALWSGTF is encoded by the exons GatatggtcaatggctgaataTAAAGAAATTTCAAGGGCTTCTACTGAGattgaaagaataaaattaaactctGAGGGTTGTAATCTAAATCTA GTTGTAAGGCCTAACTCCAATTACAGTCAAGTGGAAGTTTCAAATACACAGAACGTTATCAC GAAATCGA GGAAGTCAGAGACAGTTGAATCAACtacaaggaaaaaatatttcatgGTTATAGGGATCAATACAGCTTTTAGTAGCAGGAAGCGCAGAGATTCTGTTCGTGCAACTTGGATGCCACGAG CTGAGGAAAGAAAGAAGTTGGAGGAAGAAAAGGGCATAATCATACGATTTGTTATAGGTCACAG TTCTACATCTGGTGGCATTCTTGACAAAGCTATTGAAGCAGAGGAGAGGCTTCATGCTGACTTTTTGAGGCTG AACCACATTGAGGGATACCTAGAACTATCAGCTAAGACAAAGATCTACTTTTCAACTGCTGTTGCCTTGTGGGATGCTGAATTTTATGTCAAAGTTGATGATGATGTTCATGTGAATTTag CAACACTTGGATTGACTCTGTCTATGCATCGTAAGAAACCTCGGGTGTATATTGGGTGCATGAAATCTGGtcctgtccttgctcaaaa GGGAGTGAGATACCATGAACCCGAATACTGGAAGTTTGGAGAGGTGGGAAACAAGTACTTTCGGCATGCTACAGGACAATTATATGCCATTTCACAAGATTTGgctacttatatatcaataaatca GGGTATGCTGCATAAATATGCTAATGAAGATGTCTCATTGGGATCTTGGTTTATTGGTTTAGATGTGGATCATGTTGATGATAGGAGAATGTGTTGTGGCACACCCCCTG ATTGCGAGTGGAAAGCACAGGCCGGTAACATCTGCGTTGCTTCGTTTGATTGGAAATGCAGTGGGATCTGCAGATCTGTTGAGAGGATGAAAGAAGTTCACCAGCGTTGTGGGGAGGATGAAAACGCATTGTGGAGTGGAACCTTCTAA